The Calditerrivibrio sp. sequence TGCAGCAGCTGCAGGAGCAGCCATCATAGCAACAGGAGCAGCAGCAGAAACACCAAACTTCTCCTCAAGCTCTTTTACAAAATTAGCAAGTTCTATTACAGTCATATTTTCGATAAACTCGATTACTTGTTCCTTAGTGATTGACATCTAAGTCCTCCGTTTAATTATTTTTTTTGTCTTTAATAGCATTAAGCACATTGAGCAAGCTTCTTGGTACGTTTGCAAGGAGAGATACAAAATTTCTGACAGGTGCACCCATGGATCCAAGCATCCTTGCAAGGAGCTCTTCCCTCGAAGGTAGATCAGCAAGTGCAATTACATCCTCTTTTGTTAATCTCTGTCCTTCGAAATACCCACATCTAATTTCAAACTTTTTGAAATCTTTTGAGAATTTCTTGAGCATTTTGGCTACTACTGTTGGCTCACCATAAACGATGGTACAGGTGGTTTGATCCTTAAGGTCACCGTCTAGTGCAGTGATATTATTTCCGTTTAACGCTTTTTTAAGCAGTCTATTTTTAACCACTCTAAAGTCATTGCCCGTTGACTTTATAGCGGAACGAATAGCTGTCAATTCGGGGAAGGTACACCCCTTATAGTCAGCTAAAAAGATTGCATTAGCTTTTTCAATTTT is a genomic window containing:
- the rplJ gene encoding 50S ribosomal protein L10; the encoded protein is MKKNDKKLLVESLKAKIEKANAIFLADYKGCTFPELTAIRSAIKSTGNDFRVVKNRLLKKALNGNNITALDGDLKDQTTCTIVYGEPTVVAKMLKKFSKDFKKFEIRCGYFEGQRLTKEDVIALADLPSREELLARMLGSMGAPVRNFVSLLANVPRSLLNVLNAIKDKKNN